Genomic window (Candidatus Binatia bacterium):
GCGGAGACGCCGTGGCTCTCGAAGGCGTTGGCAACGCAGAGTACTGATCTCTTCCCGCGTTTTGCCGCCTGCTATGCGCAACTTCGCGCGTTGCCGCGCGGCGCCCGCCGCGCTTTACAGCGCCGGCTGGCGCGGTCCGAAGAGCTGGCGGAATCCTTTCCGGAATGGCTTCGGGGTCAAACGGGGCATGCGCTGCAGCAGAAGCTCGCGCGTTCTTTGGCCGGCGCGGCGTTGTTGCTCGCGCTGGGGCAGAGTGCACAGGCGGCCGTCATTAATGTCGCCTTGAATAAAACCGGCGTCAAGGCGGACAGTCAGTGCTCGTTGATCGAGGCGATTGTCAACGCCAACGACGATGCGGCGACTCACGCCGACTGTACGGCCGGCAGCGGCGCGGACGATATTGTATTGACGGCGGGCAGCGTTCACACGCTCACAAAAATTAACAATTCCACCTATGGTGCCACGGGCTTGCCTGTGATCACGACCCCAATCACCATTACAGGCAACGGCGGCAGAATCAGACGAAAAATCATCGGAACGCCGGGGTTTCGCATCTTTGCGGTGAGTAACACCGGGGATCTTACACTCGACAATGTGACTGTTAGCGGCGGCAGGAAGTTGTCGATCAAAGGCGGCGGCGTGTACACCCTAGGGGTTGTCACGATCAACAACAGCACGATTACGGGAAACCGAGCTGAGTACGGCGGCGGTGTCTACAATTCATACGGCGAGCTTATTATCACCGGCGGCAGCACGATCACGAATAACAAGGCCGGCTCCGGCGGCGGCGTGGCCACCGACAACGGCACGCTCACGATCAACAACAGCACCATTTCCAACAATACGGCCACCAGCGCTCTTGGCTACGGCGACGGCGGCGGCGTATTCAGCAAAGCCAATCAAGCTTCTTATCCCACCTCCATCGTCGGCAGCACAATCACGGGAAATAGAGCCAGGTTTGGCGGCGGCGTGTATGCCCTCAATACCGGTCTCGGGAGCGAGGTTACGATCGACGGCGGCACGATTTCGCAGAATACGGCCTTTCTGAGCGGCGGCGGAATCTATCACTATGACGGGAGCGTCGCGATTATGAACTCTCACGTCCTTACGGAGAACCACGCCAAGTACGGCGGAGGTATTTATAATCGATCGGGACAGTTGTCGATCGACAACAGCACCGTCTCGGACAATAGGGCCACGGGGCGTACGTTAAGCTCGGGCGGTGGAATATACAATTATCCGAACGCGACACTTCTAGTGACTAACAGCACGATTAGCGGCAACACCTCAAGGTACGGCGGCGGCGTGCGCAATGCCGGGTACTTTTATATGGATGCCACCGGCACAATCACGACCAATACGGCTATCATCAGCGGCGGCGGGGTATACAATTCCGGTGCCGCTACCTTTAACTATACTAGCGGCAC
Coding sequences:
- a CDS encoding right-handed parallel beta-helix repeat-containing protein, translating into MNYFQAYLPSLDEAIVAAWDSQVAAAAETPWLSKALATQSTDLFPRFAACYAQLRALPRGARRALQRRLARSEELAESFPEWLRGQTGHALQQKLARSLAGAALLLALGQSAQAAVINVALNKTGVKADSQCSLIEAIVNANDDAATHADCTAGSGADDIVLTAGSVHTLTKINNSTYGATGLPVITTPITITGNGGRIRRKIIGTPGFRIFAVSNTGDLTLDNVTVSGGRKLSIKGGGVYTLGVVTINNSTITGNRAEYGGGVYNSYGELIITGGSTITNNKAGSGGGVATDNGTLTINNSTISNNTATSALGYGDGGGVFSKANQASYPTSIVGSTITGNRARFGGGVYALNTGLGSEVTIDGGTISQNTAFLSGGGIYHYDGSVAIMNSHVLTENHAKYGGGIYNRSGQLSIDNSTVSDNRATGRTLSSGGGIYNYPNATLLVTNSTISGNTSRYGGGVRNAGYFYMDATGTITTNTAIISGGGVYNSGAATFNYTSGTVYGNTPDDIYP